In Rhodanobacter denitrificans, a single window of DNA contains:
- a CDS encoding DUF4400 domain-containing protein: protein MKAAKQPAPLAGQLIIAAFFMALLLPFIGSRFINSQIEKEQRLEMSLYGDDQGTYVNARADGWFRLWAIQSGLMNRAIHSTDAKTAPPAAAVAGAPGAIVIHDSAGRFGTISPQAGGSSPSSARRIWYWWVTAAFALCYFALLRLSTLLYWIPMLIPLCMAIMTTGNTVRRLKWHSFGGVNPFRYRAGIRLANWMAGIGVGMLFMPGALPPVTVPACVLLTFAGMAMAMANRQKPS, encoded by the coding sequence ATGAAAGCCGCAAAGCAGCCGGCGCCGTTGGCCGGACAACTCATTATCGCGGCATTCTTCATGGCGCTGCTCCTTCCATTCATCGGCTCGCGTTTCATCAACAGCCAGATCGAGAAAGAACAGCGCCTCGAGATGTCGCTGTACGGCGATGATCAGGGCACGTACGTCAACGCGCGGGCCGATGGGTGGTTTCGGCTTTGGGCCATCCAGTCCGGCTTGATGAACCGCGCAATTCATTCAACCGATGCGAAGACGGCCCCGCCCGCCGCCGCCGTAGCCGGTGCCCCAGGGGCCATCGTCATCCACGACTCGGCCGGGCGCTTCGGCACCATTTCCCCCCAGGCTGGTGGGAGCTCGCCATCGTCGGCTCGCCGCATTTGGTACTGGTGGGTAACCGCCGCCTTTGCGCTTTGCTACTTCGCACTGCTGCGCCTGAGCACGCTGCTGTACTGGATCCCAATGCTCATCCCCCTGTGCATGGCCATCATGACCACGGGCAACACGGTCCGCCGGCTCAAGTGGCACAGTTTCGGCGGCGTAAACCCGTTTCGCTACCGGGCGGGGATTCGGCTGGCGAACTGGATGGCGGGCATTGGCGTCGGCATGTTGTTCATGCCGGGAGCGCTGCCGCCGGTAACGGTGCCGGCTTGCGTGCTGCTGACCTTCGCTGGTATGGCAATGGCAATGGCTAATCGACAGAAACCCAGCTAA
- the mobH gene encoding MobH family relaxase, with protein MAADRVLAARAERGTAPERIVDSFATFGGPDQTVEMVDPESYLHLLSGPIDMLRHEIGLDGPTFDRLVMPMLVRYLRWVHLLPASANHHHARLGGLALHGLDVAALAARNVHNAVLDYDPVYTRDLELKANRGLLWPLAAATAGLHHDLGKVLIDQIVTCAATGDVWNPFVCDLTSWAREHQVERYAIRWRPGDRLHRHESFGLLLMGAIAGPDVMGALSSLGRDMLEAIVLAISGEREEASGLREMVHLADQASSRSDRDSGTAYWSEGSSNVDPVIGRLLDAAIALIRRRAWKFNTPGHPVWVTGDGAYLVWPQAFNSMRQELVAQQKAVGIPNDEVEVAEIFVRGRVAKVRELSNGQKETLWRLHLPGSEPAAEGEDAAFAALRSRLGGTTKALFLPDPGPLIQGLPVSEATDVRIARDPTLPEAVVPDEDGAQAPPSGEPGPGAAAVPETPAPTDQPHAAEAPSVPPLEQGTMSGGSEAAPSQTAPSVAEAADEAPRPAQPAAPEHSPAQAGLPLDSVPQAEHADARTALQGAGALGSVLERIADKIALEPDSYPSRERLTMKQGVVLIRWPDAVRGEIKEIRVLADEIGQHPEWLATRVAGQPVTPQENGITTSVRIRGSAWNVVPLNAELSAAFNLLARRNAAPVPQDMP; from the coding sequence TTTGGATGGGCCGACGTTCGACCGCCTCGTCATGCCCATGCTCGTTCGCTACTTGCGCTGGGTGCACCTGTTGCCGGCCAGTGCAAATCATCACCACGCGCGGCTCGGCGGCCTGGCATTGCATGGGCTCGACGTCGCCGCGCTGGCGGCTCGCAACGTGCACAACGCCGTGCTGGATTACGATCCGGTCTATACGCGAGACCTTGAGCTGAAGGCGAATCGCGGCCTGCTGTGGCCCTTGGCCGCGGCCACCGCAGGGTTGCACCACGACCTCGGGAAAGTGCTGATCGACCAGATTGTCACCTGCGCGGCTACGGGTGACGTTTGGAACCCGTTCGTCTGCGACCTGACGTCATGGGCCCGAGAGCATCAGGTGGAGCGGTACGCCATTCGTTGGCGGCCTGGCGATCGGCTACACCGCCACGAGTCCTTCGGCTTGCTCCTCATGGGCGCCATTGCAGGGCCTGATGTGATGGGGGCGCTGTCATCCCTTGGCAGGGACATGCTGGAAGCAATCGTGCTTGCGATCAGTGGCGAGCGCGAAGAAGCCAGCGGCTTGCGCGAGATGGTCCATTTGGCCGATCAGGCTTCATCTCGGTCCGACCGCGACTCGGGGACGGCCTACTGGAGCGAGGGAAGCTCCAATGTTGATCCCGTTATTGGACGCCTGCTGGACGCGGCAATCGCTCTGATCCGCCGGCGGGCATGGAAGTTCAACACGCCAGGTCACCCGGTTTGGGTCACCGGCGACGGCGCGTACCTGGTGTGGCCGCAGGCCTTCAACAGCATGCGCCAGGAGCTTGTCGCCCAGCAGAAGGCGGTTGGTATTCCGAACGACGAAGTGGAAGTAGCCGAAATCTTCGTGCGCGGCCGGGTGGCCAAGGTGCGTGAGCTGAGCAACGGGCAGAAGGAAACGCTTTGGCGACTCCATCTGCCCGGTTCCGAACCTGCGGCCGAAGGTGAAGATGCGGCCTTCGCCGCCCTTCGATCTCGACTCGGCGGGACGACGAAGGCTCTCTTTTTGCCGGACCCGGGCCCCCTGATTCAGGGCTTGCCGGTCAGTGAGGCGACCGACGTACGCATTGCGCGCGACCCGACGCTTCCGGAGGCAGTTGTCCCTGACGAGGATGGGGCACAGGCACCGCCGAGCGGCGAACCCGGACCTGGTGCCGCCGCCGTACCGGAGACGCCGGCGCCAACGGATCAGCCACATGCTGCCGAAGCGCCAAGCGTCCCCCCGTTGGAACAGGGCACGATGTCGGGCGGCAGCGAGGCCGCGCCATCGCAGACAGCCCCATCCGTCGCCGAGGCTGCAGACGAGGCCCCACGGCCCGCGCAGCCGGCGGCTCCTGAGCACTCCCCAGCGCAAGCCGGCCTCCCGCTCGATTCTGTGCCCCAAGCCGAGCACGCCGACGCGCGAACTGCGCTGCAAGGCGCAGGGGCGCTTGGCTCGGTCCTGGAACGCATCGCGGACAAGATTGCGCTGGAGCCAGACAGCTACCCATCCCGCGAGCGTCTGACCATGAAGCAAGGCGTCGTCCTGATTCGATGGCCAGACGCAGTGCGCGGCGAAATCAAGGAAATTCGTGTCCTCGCGGATGAAATTGGTCAGCACCCTGAGTGGCTGGCAACTCGTGTTGCTGGACAGCCGGTAACGCCCCAGGAGAACGGCATAACGACCAGCGTGCGAATCCGGGGCAGTGCGTGGAACGTGGTACCCCTCAACGCGGAGCTTTCCGCGGCCTTCAACCTTTTGGCGCGACGGAATGCGGCGCCGGTACCCCAGGACATGCCATGA
- a CDS encoding PilN family type IVB pilus formation outer membrane protein has protein sequence MTQELSAMSRKLLAAAISAIVLGLAGCANPVKQSMRQVDQIDRDASTQISSMRSTSNDQSVYATHDGQWVDPNPIALDASRTAPQLSCNENFNPHRLIGLQEFAQIISRDCNIPVQVTPDALAHLSDAPSTPGAGTAPVPASQYGASGVTLPGVRGAGIDAMGIETPQRSIDLKYSGPLSGLLDAATSQLGLGWKVQEGQVVIFYTESRTFRFNMIPTSTTMNTTVEAGTTTSAGISGSGGGGSGGGSTGGVSGKSGTNQSTDVTLKNDPRSDFETTIKSMLSKNGRMGPLTATGTITVTDTPEVLDAIASYIHAQNAILTKQVLFNVKVISVTLTKTDNYGINWGLVFKDVAGKYGFNLANTFAANPDSVTGAISILQSATGHTAQFAGSQAVISALAEQGKVGVVTSPSATTLNMQPVIVQVAHQTSYLASSQTSNVASVGSSTALQPGLITSGFNMDLVPDVLEDGKTILLQYNMSLSSDPTLRTVTSGNSSVELPTMDAKVLSHKVRLRSGETLILSGFEQTSNNGTRQGIGSPSFWILGGGMRRADQRVVLVVMITPIVTD, from the coding sequence ATGACCCAGGAGTTGTCTGCCATGTCCAGGAAGCTACTTGCCGCAGCGATCTCGGCGATCGTTCTCGGTCTGGCCGGGTGCGCCAATCCGGTCAAGCAGTCCATGCGGCAAGTCGACCAGATCGACCGTGACGCAAGCACCCAGATCTCGAGCATGCGCTCGACGTCGAATGACCAGTCGGTCTATGCCACCCACGATGGCCAGTGGGTTGACCCGAACCCCATTGCGCTCGATGCAAGCCGCACCGCGCCGCAGCTGTCCTGCAACGAGAACTTCAACCCGCATCGGCTGATTGGCCTGCAGGAGTTCGCGCAGATCATCAGCCGCGACTGCAACATCCCCGTCCAGGTGACGCCCGATGCCCTCGCGCATCTCAGCGACGCCCCCAGCACACCCGGCGCGGGCACAGCTCCGGTTCCCGCGTCCCAGTACGGCGCCTCTGGCGTCACGCTCCCCGGTGTTCGCGGTGCGGGTATCGACGCCATGGGTATCGAGACGCCGCAGCGGTCCATCGACCTCAAGTACTCGGGGCCGCTTTCCGGGCTCCTCGATGCGGCGACCTCGCAGCTGGGCCTGGGTTGGAAAGTGCAGGAAGGGCAGGTGGTGATTTTCTACACCGAGTCGCGCACGTTCCGCTTCAACATGATTCCGACCTCGACGACGATGAATACCACCGTCGAGGCCGGCACCACCACGTCGGCCGGCATCAGCGGGTCGGGCGGCGGTGGGAGTGGCGGTGGCAGCACCGGCGGGGTGTCCGGCAAGTCGGGCACGAATCAGTCCACCGACGTCACTCTCAAGAACGACCCGCGCAGCGACTTCGAGACCACCATCAAGTCGATGCTCTCCAAGAACGGACGCATGGGCCCGCTGACCGCTACCGGCACGATCACGGTGACCGATACGCCGGAGGTACTGGACGCCATCGCCTCCTACATCCACGCCCAGAACGCCATTCTGACCAAGCAGGTGCTGTTCAACGTGAAGGTCATCAGCGTCACGCTGACCAAGACCGACAACTACGGGATCAACTGGGGCCTGGTCTTCAAGGACGTCGCCGGCAAGTACGGCTTCAACCTCGCCAACACGTTCGCCGCGAATCCGGACTCCGTGACGGGGGCAATCAGCATCCTGCAATCGGCCACCGGCCATACCGCGCAGTTCGCCGGTTCGCAGGCCGTCATCAGCGCGCTGGCAGAGCAGGGGAAGGTGGGCGTGGTTACCTCGCCGTCGGCGACGACGCTGAACATGCAACCCGTGATCGTGCAGGTGGCCCACCAGACGAGCTACCTGGCCAGCTCGCAAACCAGCAATGTCGCCTCGGTCGGCAGCAGTACGGCGTTGCAGCCCGGGCTTATCACGTCGGGCTTCAATATGGACCTGGTGCCTGACGTACTGGAGGACGGGAAGACGATCCTCCTCCAGTACAACATGTCGCTGTCTTCGGACCCGACGCTGCGGACGGTCACCAGTGGCAATTCCTCGGTCGAGCTGCCGACCATGGACGCCAAGGTCCTCAGCCACAAGGTGCGTCTGCGCAGCGGCGAGACGCTGATTCTTTCCGGGTTCGAACAGACCAGCAACAACGGTACCCGCCAGGGCATCGGTTCGCCGTCCTTCTGGATCCTCGGCGGCGGCATGCGCCGTGCTGACCAGCGGGTGGTGCTGGTCGTGATGATCACTCCCATCGTGACCGACTGA
- the traD gene encoding conjugative transfer system coupling protein TraD (Members of this protein family are the putative conjugative coupling factor, TraD, as the term is used for the SXT and TOL plasmid systems.): MSEPLIRQTYLNPFRPHFERAAGLAWMVAAALMVAEMFLPHASPRVLFVLAGVCAACAAPWISKWLGLMLIRDRMNTRDVTIMPISEARKEFDPGGERIWIGWGFPWTSEESQLAREVAISDPSKLTPADSPEAPGQSWMHGIGATEEKIYLPVVDEHTLIIAMTRWGKTVLYRSLITQAIARKEAVFVIDPKGDKGLQAACEQACRDMGKKLLVFHPGFPATSVRLDPLKNFTDSSEVASRISGLLGHGSRDNTFTAFAHMQLVNVVNGMLLAGKRPTLVAIKRYMDGHLESLLIDAIKAYCDRVLAPGWERHLEGYRRSVLGRRKRRPDESDGPMLLTPEEDAAAYTAFYREQVLESKGSPEIEGLIATVEHPAEHRSKMLTSLMPVLTKLTSGAMAKLMSTDATDPGDARLITDTARIVEQRQAIYIGLNALGNEDVANAIGEILMADIAAVCGTRYNYAKDKKVVSVLVDEAPEILNNNLIKLLNKGGGAGFRLTLATQTVSDIVARLGDKATAEKVLGNIANLIFGRVTAAESQEYFCSRLPRVPIKSLGLSRSVTSPTSDPLDFSASQGETLRVEMEPPIEPPTLGCLPQLHFFALLGSRFVKGRIPVIVADAAE; the protein is encoded by the coding sequence ATGAGCGAGCCCCTGATTCGGCAGACCTACCTCAACCCATTTCGCCCACATTTCGAGCGCGCAGCTGGCCTCGCGTGGATGGTTGCGGCGGCACTGATGGTTGCGGAGATGTTCCTTCCGCACGCTTCACCGCGCGTGTTGTTCGTCCTGGCTGGTGTGTGCGCTGCCTGTGCGGCACCGTGGATCAGCAAATGGCTTGGCCTGATGTTGATCCGGGACCGGATGAACACGCGCGACGTGACTATCATGCCGATCAGCGAGGCCCGTAAGGAGTTCGATCCCGGCGGCGAACGCATCTGGATCGGGTGGGGATTCCCATGGACGAGCGAGGAGTCGCAGCTGGCGCGGGAAGTCGCCATCAGCGACCCGAGCAAACTGACGCCTGCCGATTCCCCTGAGGCGCCGGGCCAGTCGTGGATGCACGGAATCGGAGCCACGGAGGAGAAGATCTATCTACCTGTCGTGGATGAGCACACGCTGATCATTGCGATGACGCGATGGGGCAAGACGGTCCTATATCGCAGCCTCATTACCCAGGCGATCGCACGCAAGGAGGCCGTATTCGTCATAGACCCGAAGGGTGACAAGGGCCTGCAGGCGGCCTGCGAACAGGCGTGCCGGGACATGGGGAAGAAGCTGCTGGTTTTCCATCCCGGCTTCCCCGCAACGTCCGTGCGGCTGGATCCGCTGAAGAACTTCACGGACTCGTCGGAAGTTGCTTCTCGAATCTCTGGCCTGCTTGGCCACGGCTCGCGTGACAACACATTCACCGCGTTTGCCCACATGCAGCTCGTCAACGTCGTCAACGGCATGCTTCTGGCGGGAAAGCGCCCGACGCTGGTAGCCATCAAGCGCTATATGGACGGGCACCTGGAATCGCTTCTGATTGATGCGATCAAGGCCTACTGCGACCGCGTCCTGGCCCCCGGCTGGGAACGGCATCTGGAGGGCTACAGGCGGAGCGTTCTTGGGCGGCGCAAAAGGCGGCCGGACGAATCCGACGGACCGATGCTGTTGACGCCTGAGGAGGATGCTGCGGCCTACACGGCGTTCTACCGTGAACAGGTTCTTGAGTCGAAAGGTAGCCCCGAGATCGAGGGACTGATCGCGACAGTCGAGCATCCGGCGGAGCATCGCTCGAAGATGCTTACGTCGCTCATGCCGGTCCTTACGAAACTGACGAGCGGAGCCATGGCGAAGCTCATGTCGACGGACGCGACCGACCCCGGCGACGCTCGCCTGATCACAGACACGGCGCGTATCGTGGAGCAGCGCCAGGCGATATACATCGGCCTGAACGCCTTGGGCAACGAGGACGTGGCGAACGCCATCGGTGAGATCCTGATGGCCGACATCGCAGCGGTATGCGGCACGCGATACAACTACGCAAAGGACAAGAAGGTCGTGTCGGTGCTGGTGGACGAAGCCCCCGAGATTTTGAACAACAACCTCATCAAGCTGTTGAACAAGGGCGGCGGCGCTGGCTTCCGGCTCACCCTGGCGACCCAGACGGTTTCCGACATCGTGGCGCGACTTGGCGACAAGGCCACGGCGGAGAAGGTGCTCGGTAACATCGCGAACTTGATCTTCGGCCGCGTCACCGCTGCGGAATCCCAGGAGTACTTCTGCAGTCGCCTTCCACGCGTCCCGATCAAGTCGCTGGGCCTCAGCCGGTCCGTGACCAGCCCTACCAGTGACCCCCTGGACTTTTCGGCATCCCAGGGTGAAACCCTCAGGGTGGAGATGGAGCCCCCGATCGAACCGCCAACGCTGGGTTGTCTGCCGCAGCTGCACTTCTTCGCGCTGCTCGGCTCACGCTTCGTGAAGGGTCGGATCCCCGTCATCGTCGCGGATGCCGCTGAATGA
- a CDS encoding TcpQ domain-containing protein, with translation MHIAKPFGRMATAGVACAAVFIGAVTPTLHAQSTGSSPSWASPIDDVTGRQTIAVPVQPAAPSIAMSRTTVMNARQALVGAPPLPRSASVTPAQTVPLGRAVTTRPQPEPPIAEQWSSGRDLTLHAVVYSWAHRAGWRVLWRASSDRRIEAPLTFDGSFQAALRGVFGLYAKTSNPLRVDTYPDQRPPLVVVSEDR, from the coding sequence ATGCACATCGCGAAACCCTTCGGACGCATGGCAACAGCAGGCGTGGCCTGCGCTGCCGTGTTCATCGGCGCCGTCACCCCGACGCTCCACGCCCAATCAACGGGCAGTAGCCCGTCCTGGGCCTCCCCCATCGACGACGTCACGGGACGACAGACCATTGCTGTCCCTGTGCAGCCCGCCGCGCCCAGCATCGCGATGTCCCGCACGACCGTGATGAATGCACGCCAGGCGCTGGTGGGAGCGCCACCGCTGCCCCGTTCGGCGTCGGTCACCCCTGCTCAGACGGTTCCCCTCGGGCGTGCGGTCACGACGCGCCCGCAGCCCGAGCCGCCGATCGCGGAGCAGTGGTCATCTGGCCGCGACCTGACGCTGCATGCCGTCGTTTACAGCTGGGCCCATCGCGCCGGCTGGCGCGTGCTGTGGCGAGCGAGCAGCGATCGGCGAATCGAGGCACCCCTCACGTTCGACGGCTCGTTCCAGGCGGCCCTGCGCGGCGTCTTTGGCCTGTACGCCAAGACCAGCAATCCGCTTCGCGTCGACACCTATCCCGATCAGCGCCCGCCCCTCGTGGTGGTGTCGGAGGACCGCTAA
- a CDS encoding single-stranded DNA-binding protein — translation MDINTHTIQGRLAAVPRVLRNERGAIARLRVVTSYRYQDRDNNWQQRDTGHNVIVRGDLVSLVESLRVGDGIFVIGFAEDHEYTDASGVQRVERQLVAKTVGRPLAAAPSSKRPATPQEATPPTTPSRRVAPSAAPAKEAVRQPPAVSTEGDCFDEMDEIIKRGAQ, via the coding sequence ATGGACATCAATACGCACACAATCCAGGGCCGCCTCGCTGCGGTACCGCGGGTTCTGCGCAACGAGCGAGGGGCGATCGCACGACTACGGGTCGTCACCAGCTATCGCTACCAGGACCGCGACAACAACTGGCAGCAGCGCGACACCGGTCACAACGTCATCGTGCGTGGTGATCTCGTCAGCCTGGTGGAGTCCCTGCGAGTCGGCGACGGCATCTTCGTCATCGGCTTTGCGGAAGACCACGAGTACACGGACGCCAGTGGCGTTCAGCGCGTCGAGCGTCAGCTCGTCGCGAAAACCGTCGGGCGCCCCCTGGCGGCGGCACCATCGTCCAAGCGGCCCGCCACCCCTCAGGAGGCGACGCCCCCAACGACGCCAAGCCGCCGCGTGGCCCCATCCGCAGCTCCCGCCAAGGAGGCTGTCCGTCAACCACCCGCTGTCTCGACCGAAGGCGACTGCTTCGATGAGATGGACGAAATTATCAAACGAGGTGCGCAATGA
- a CDS encoding PD-(D/E)XK nuclease family protein: MEPLVLRPTGVLQYERCGEAWRLGHQLKIRSTGVGHALAMGKAGHKGMLPFVTAHAMGESVDPVPLFNAAWQEQLDTQIVRFTKHSAEELGAIGRKLMEEFPAVWRSTNLTATVGRGTVLVENRLRLTIEPGLILSGEPDIVAHRTGDADGGLHIPDAKFVSGTSFDGFAKTSDQLTAYQLLVRFNADKLGLDSRSVVGLGFIEGVKNKSPSWKVQMAGARDDRALGAYVEKLKMTAALIRKGYFPKRSGAAFESPCSECDFRRLCLEGDAEGYSSPYGDVLALVHGEIEPRPEVVEETVPAIAVAA, encoded by the coding sequence ATGGAACCCTTGGTACTTCGCCCAACTGGCGTCCTGCAATACGAGCGGTGTGGTGAGGCCTGGCGGCTTGGCCACCAGCTGAAGATCCGCAGTACCGGCGTCGGCCACGCGCTGGCGATGGGAAAGGCGGGCCACAAGGGCATGCTGCCCTTCGTGACTGCACACGCGATGGGAGAGTCGGTTGACCCTGTTCCGTTGTTCAACGCCGCGTGGCAGGAACAGCTGGACACCCAGATCGTCCGCTTCACGAAGCATTCCGCGGAAGAACTGGGCGCGATCGGCCGCAAGCTCATGGAGGAGTTCCCCGCGGTATGGCGCTCCACCAACCTGACCGCCACAGTGGGTCGGGGCACGGTACTGGTCGAGAACCGGCTGCGCCTCACGATCGAACCCGGCCTGATCCTGTCAGGCGAGCCAGACATCGTGGCCCATCGCACGGGCGACGCGGACGGCGGGCTTCACATCCCGGATGCCAAGTTCGTCTCCGGCACATCATTCGACGGCTTCGCCAAGACCAGCGATCAGCTGACGGCCTATCAGCTCCTTGTGCGGTTCAACGCAGACAAGCTGGGTTTGGACAGTCGATCGGTGGTCGGCCTCGGCTTCATCGAGGGCGTCAAGAACAAGTCGCCGTCGTGGAAAGTGCAGATGGCCGGGGCACGTGACGATCGCGCGCTCGGTGCCTACGTGGAGAAGTTGAAGATGACCGCGGCCCTGATCCGCAAAGGGTATTTCCCGAAGCGGTCAGGTGCAGCGTTTGAAAGCCCCTGCAGCGAATGCGATTTCCGCAGACTCTGCCTCGAAGGGGACGCCGAGGGCTACTCCTCCCCGTATGGGGATGTGCTGGCCCTGGTCCACGGCGAGATCGAGCCGCGCCCGGAGGTCGTGGAGGAAACCGTGCCGGCGATCGCTGTCGCGGCGTGA
- a CDS encoding ATP-dependent helicase codes for MSLNPGQQAAVDEPGHCLIVACPGSGKTHTLVARAERLLAEAENTRLAIVTFTRAAAEELKERLVGKLGPGVMPRVDAGTFHSLCLQQLDAISGRGNRPFTIATEGTTHTLVMKAWELAAKRFGQAMLPRDAVKRGIEFLKANRDLAPPTGDPQIIQFAFERYQELLGAQKLLDFADIMELTVGGMEAGTLPPLRVNDLLVDEFQDADKLQLDWVIAHVRHGVRVTCVGDDDQAIYGFRHAKGYDGMMHFAQVARARTITLDTTYRCASVVVAHASRLISCNTNRVPKTIRTASRATGSVDRMDFPTFDLEVAAACDAMSACLPAETSAILARTKSVLRVVETALVADGIPYYGGVDGGIWSGGAPGLVRGLIGASLGKNPTGATLALSARGMPSSVIENARRHLMAANGRMASLLQSNTWLAGASDVHVQAWEEMREGFERIVRATNRQPSEFAEACTTFIAPGIDGFTNPGILRAILSIIARMPGALPDVYQRIEQAARRSERDKTTRQRDGVALLTLHASKGLEFDRVWMPAVRQGVLPHGNSDIAEERRLCYVGMTRARCHLTLSYSRTQDAPESVFLKESGLGGLSA; via the coding sequence GTGAGCCTGAACCCCGGCCAGCAGGCCGCCGTCGATGAACCGGGACATTGCCTCATTGTGGCGTGTCCCGGTTCGGGCAAGACCCATACGCTGGTCGCGCGCGCCGAACGTCTGCTCGCCGAAGCGGAAAACACGCGTCTCGCGATTGTCACCTTCACCCGCGCTGCGGCGGAAGAGCTGAAGGAGCGACTGGTCGGCAAACTCGGGCCAGGGGTGATGCCGCGGGTCGACGCAGGCACCTTTCACAGCCTGTGCCTTCAGCAGCTGGACGCAATCTCTGGCCGTGGCAATCGTCCCTTCACGATTGCAACCGAAGGGACGACACACACTCTGGTCATGAAAGCTTGGGAGCTCGCCGCCAAACGCTTCGGCCAGGCGATGCTCCCACGCGATGCCGTCAAGCGCGGCATCGAGTTCCTGAAGGCAAATCGAGACCTCGCACCGCCGACCGGCGACCCGCAGATCATCCAGTTTGCATTCGAGCGCTACCAAGAGCTACTCGGCGCCCAGAAGCTGCTGGACTTCGCCGACATCATGGAGCTGACGGTTGGTGGCATGGAGGCGGGGACGCTTCCGCCATTGCGGGTTAACGACCTGCTCGTGGATGAGTTCCAGGACGCGGACAAGCTCCAGCTCGACTGGGTGATTGCCCACGTGCGTCATGGCGTGAGAGTCACCTGCGTGGGTGACGACGACCAGGCGATCTACGGGTTTCGCCATGCCAAGGGCTACGACGGCATGATGCATTTCGCCCAGGTCGCCCGCGCACGCACTATTACCCTCGATACCACCTATCGCTGCGCCTCGGTCGTGGTCGCCCACGCCTCCCGCCTGATCTCCTGCAATACGAACCGGGTCCCCAAGACGATCAGGACCGCCAGCCGGGCCACCGGGTCCGTCGACCGGATGGACTTCCCGACCTTCGACCTCGAGGTCGCTGCCGCGTGCGATGCCATGTCGGCGTGCCTGCCGGCGGAAACCTCGGCGATCCTGGCGCGGACTAAGAGCGTACTTCGGGTCGTCGAGACAGCGCTTGTGGCCGACGGCATCCCCTACTACGGTGGCGTCGACGGCGGCATCTGGAGTGGCGGCGCGCCAGGCCTGGTCCGGGGCCTCATCGGCGCCAGCCTGGGCAAGAACCCGACCGGCGCGACCCTCGCACTCTCCGCACGCGGCATGCCCAGCTCTGTCATCGAGAACGCTCGGCGGCACCTGATGGCGGCGAACGGCAGGATGGCATCACTGCTGCAATCCAATACGTGGCTCGCCGGCGCCAGCGACGTCCACGTACAGGCTTGGGAGGAAATGCGCGAAGGGTTCGAACGAATCGTCCGTGCAACCAACCGCCAGCCGTCGGAGTTCGCCGAAGCCTGCACCACGTTCATCGCTCCGGGCATCGACGGCTTCACCAACCCTGGGATCTTGCGCGCGATCTTGTCGATCATCGCACGGATGCCGGGCGCGCTCCCGGACGTCTACCAGCGCATCGAGCAGGCGGCGCGCCGGTCCGAACGGGACAAGACCACGCGCCAGCGCGACGGTGTTGCTCTCCTGACATTGCACGCAAGCAAGGGACTGGAGTTCGATCGCGTCTGGATGCCGGCGGTCCGCCAAGGCGTGCTGCCGCACGGCAACAGCGACATCGCTGAGGAGCGCCGCCTGTGCTACGTGGGTATGACGCGAGCCAGGTGCCACCTGACGCTTTCCTACTCCCGAACGCAGGACGCTCCAGAGAGCGTCTTCCTCAAGGAATCAGGGCTGGGTGGGCTCAGCGCCTGA
- the pilP gene encoding type IV pilus biogenesis protein PilP, whose amino-acid sequence MRSTLIMLGLLSLPLFAAAQDAPKQTLSAIQSDTALLKAQAANNAAKRLAQGLPAEAAATAAGTPAAGPGAQPLPFADVASDAPVVLGVFGPTGHTYARIRMPDGTTVSATPGLLPGGRWRLLDLTSGVRLVRVRSK is encoded by the coding sequence ATGCGCTCGACGCTAATCATGCTCGGCCTGTTGTCCCTGCCGCTGTTCGCGGCCGCCCAGGACGCACCGAAGCAAACCCTGTCCGCCATCCAGAGCGACACGGCGCTGTTGAAGGCGCAGGCCGCGAACAATGCCGCGAAGCGACTGGCTCAAGGCCTGCCGGCCGAGGCGGCGGCAACCGCCGCCGGTACTCCTGCGGCGGGGCCTGGCGCGCAACCTCTGCCGTTTGCTGACGTCGCATCGGACGCGCCGGTGGTGCTTGGCGTGTTCGGACCGACCGGCCATACCTATGCCCGTATCCGCATGCCCGATGGCACCACTGTGAGTGCCACGCCTGGCTTGCTTCCTGGCGGACGGTGGCGGCTGCTCGACCTGACCAGTGGCGTCCGCCTTGTGCGAGTGAGGTCGAAGTGA